From the Terriglobia bacterium genome, the window TTTGCGCTGGCCGCGGGCGCGGCGCTTGTGCCGGGGGCCATTTTCGGGGCGTTCGATCCCGTGGGCGCGGCGGAGGGCGGTGCATCGTATTACCCGCCGGCGCTGACCGGAATGCGCGGCAGCCATCCCGGTTCGTTCGAGGTCGCGCACAGCATGCGCGACGGCACGTTTTGGGAGAAGGCCGGAAAGCCCGAGGATACGGGCGAGCACTACGACCTGGTGATCGTTGGCGGGGGCCTGAGCGGGCTGGCCGCGGCGCATTACTATCGCAAAGCCGCCGGCGCCGATGCCAAGATCCTGATCATCGAGAATCACGACGATTTTGGCGGGCATGCCAAGCGCAACGAATTCCAGGCGGGAAAAGCATTCCGCCTCGGTTTTGGCGGCACCTTTTCGATTGAAAGCCCGGCGCCGTACAGCGCGGTGGCCAAGGGGTTGATCGCCGAGTTGGGCATCGATGTTCCGGGCTTTTCAAAAGTTTATGATCCGAAGATCTATTCCACCCGGGGGATGAGCCAGGGGATGTTCTTCGACAAGGAAACCTTTGGCGCGGACCGTCTGGCGTCTCTGCCCACGGCCGGAGGGATGGATTCCCAGGCGAAGTTCGGGGCGATGGCGTCGGAAGAGTTTCTGGCGCAGGCGCCGCTTTCCGCTGCGGCGAAAAAGGACCTGGCGCGGCTGATCAGCGAAAATAAGGACTATCTGCCCGGGCTTAGTTCCGCGGAGAAGAAGGCCAAGCTGGCGCGGATCAGCTACGCGGATTTCCTGACGAAGATCGCGGGCGTGGACCCGAGCGTGGTGAAAGTGTTTCAGACCATGCTGCACGGGCTGTACGGCTACGGCATGGACGCGGTGCCGGCGCAAGACGCCTGGGGCTTCAGCTTCCCCGGGTTTGCGGGGATGAATCTGGACCCGGCGCCGGGCAAAGGCATGAACCGCGATTCCATTCCCAATGAAGAGGCGGAGAAGTATTTCTTTCACTTTCCGGACGGCAACGCGACGATCGCGCGGCTGCTGGTGCGCGGCCTGATCCCCGCGGCGATTCCGGGAAAGACGGTGGACGACGTAATTCTGGCGCGCGCGAATTACGCGCGGCTGGACGAAGCTTCCTCGGCGGCGCGCATCCGGCTGAACAGCACGGCGGTGCGGGTGAAGCATGTGGGAGAGGCGAAATCGGCGAAGGAAGTGGAGGTGGTTTACGCGCGCGAAGGCAAGGCGCACACCGTGCGCGGGGCCAACTGCGTACTGGCCTGCTGGCACGTGGTGATCCCGTACATCTGCGAGGAGCTGCCGGCGGCGCAAAAAGCAGCGCTGGCCGATTCGGCCAAGGTGCCCATCGTCTACACCAACGTGCTGCTGCGGGACTGGAAAGCGTTCGAGAAACTCGGCCTCTCCGCGGTGAACGCGCCGGGGAGTTACTTCAGCAGCTTCCAGCTGGACATGCCGGTGAGCATGGGAGGTTACGAGTGCGCGAAGTCACCGGAGGAGCCCATCGTGGTGCACATGATGCGCACGCCGTGCCGGCCGGGGCGCTCGGGGCGGGAACAGCACCTGGCGGGGCGCGCGGAGCTGTTCCGCACGACGTTTGAAACGTTTGAGCGCAACATCCGCGAACAGCTTGGGCGCACGCTGAGCGGCGGGGGCTTCGACCCGGCGCGGGACATCGCGGCCATTACCGTCAATCGCTGGCCGCACGGCTACGCCTACCAGTACAACTCGATCTACGACCGCTTCTGGCTGGAGGGCGGGGAGCTGCCCTGCGAAGCGGCCCGGAAACCCTACGGGCGCATCACCATCGCCAATGCCGACGCCGATGCCTACGCCTACACCGACTGCGCGATAGACCAGGCGTACCGCGCAGTAGAGGAGCTGCGCGCCCGCGCGTAATTTTTCCGGGCGTGCATTCTTGGCAACAATTCCGCGGGGATTGTCATCCAACCGGCGGACTCCCATGCTAGCCTCAGCGTACCCACCCTCTTGTACGACAAATGCCAGGTGAGCTTTTGCGCCGATCAAAACTTCCGCGAATGCGTTTCCTGCTCGCGTGCCTGCCGGTGATTGCGGCGGGGCAGCTGCTGGGCGCTCCGGCGGCGCCGGCGCAGATCTCTCCCGGGCCGCTTTCGAAAGCGCACCAGTCACTGAGCGGGGCGACGCAGTGCACCAGTTGCCATGTGCTGCGCATGGGCTCGGCGGAGCTAAAGTGCCTGGACTGCCATACGGAGATTGCGCGGCGGCTGCGCGAGCATCGCGGGCTGCACGCCGCGGTGGTCCAGGATGCGGCGCCGGGCAAGGAGTGCGCGCGTTGCCATTCCGAGCATAACGGAGAGGATTTCCAGCTCATTCACTGGGAGACCCCGCTGGCGTCGTTTGACCATCGCAAGACCGGGTACGCGCTGGAAGGGAAGCACGCCGCGCTGGATTGCAAGCGCTGCCACACCGCGGAACACATCACGGCGGAAGAGCGCAGCCAGATCCGCATGAAGGACCTGGGGCGCAGCTGGCTGGGGCTGACGCGCGATTGCGTAAGCTGCCACAAGGACCCGCACAGCGGGCATCTGGGCAACAACTGCACGCAGTGCCACAACTTCACGGACTGGAAAGCGGGAGCGCAATTCGATCATTCCAAGACGCGTTTTCCGCTGACCGGGCTGCACGTGCGGGTGGCCTGCGCCAAATGCCACGTTTCCGGGGGGCCGGAGGGAAAGGCGCAGTACAGCGGGCTGGCGTTTGCGGCTTGCGCGGACTGCCACAAAGATCCGCATCGCGGGGCCTTTCGGCAGGCCTGCGAGGCATGCCACAGCACGGAGGGCTGGCGGCAGGTGCGCCTGGGACAGACCTTCGATCACGCCAAGACGGCGTATCCGCTGCTCGGCAAGCATCAGGAAGTGGGCTGCGTAAAGTGCCACGGGGGAGCGGATTTTCACAAGCCGCTCGCGCATACCCTGTGCGCCGATTGCCACAAGCCCGATCCACACCAGGGGCAGTTCCGGGAGCGCGCGGGAGGCGGCGACTGCGCGGGGTGCCACACGGTCAATGGCTTCAAGCCTTCCACGTTCGGCGTGAAGGAACACGGCACCTCGCAGTATCCGCTGGCGGGCAAGCACGCCGAGGTGGCCTGCGCGAAATGCCATCTGCCGGCGGGCGCGGCGACGCTCTACAAGATCAAGTTCGAGCGCTGCCTGGATTGCCACAGTGATGTGCATCGCGGGCAGTTCGCGGCGGCGCCGTATCTGGGGAAGTGCGAAAGCTGCCATACCGTCGAGGGATTCCACCCGGCGAAGTTCACCCTGGCGCAGCATGCGAAGACGCGCTTTCCGCTGGAAGGCGCGCACCCGGCGGTGGTCTGCAAGGATTGCCATCGCGAAGAGTCGATCAACGGGGAACGCACGGCGCGCTATCGCTTCGAGGACCGCACCTGCACGGCCTGCCACAAAGATCCGCACGAAGGGAAATTCCGCTCCTGGATGGAGCGCGTGCGCAGCGACGGCACGCGCGCGGGATGCCGGGCCTGCCATTCGCTGCAGTCCTGGAGGGACGCCGCGGGATTTGACCACTCGACGACGAAGTTTGCGCTGACCGGAGCGCACCGCGGAGTGGCCTGCTCCGGGTGCCACAAGCCCAGCGGGGCGGAAGCCGCGGCGCGCGAACTGGCCTTCCGCACGGCGCCGACGGTGTGCAGCGAGTGTCACGCGGATCCGCACGGCGGGCAATTTGCGCGCGGTGGCAAGGCTACGGATTGCACCGGCTGCCACAGCACGGCGAAATGGGTTCCCTCGCGTTTCGATCACGAGCGGAATACGGTATTCCCGCTGAAGGGGGCGCACGAGCGCGTTTCCTGCGGTTCCTGTCACAAACTTGTGGAAGAGAGAGACGGGAAAAACGTGCTCCTGTACAAGCCGACCCCGAAGGCTTGCGTGGAATGCCACGGGGACCGAGAGTTCCCCAATTAGACGAGGGCGAGTACCCGCGGATCCCTAAAGAGCCTTCGCGAAAAATCTACACAGAGTGTGGAAAACCTTCCCGCAACTTGTTTCCGTACAACAGGTTTGCAGGGAAAAGCGCCTCGCTTGTCCGGAATTTCCGAGCTTGCTGAGAGCCTGTCTGGGGGCAATTTTGCCTGTTACAGCAAATTCATAAACCGAGAACAACCAATGGCCGATGGAATGCAACAGAAGTCTCTAGATAACAGGTCGGTAAGGGCTCGGACAGGCCGGCTCCGGAATAGCTTGAGGACGTTGGACGGATACTGTCCCTGCGGTCAGTTACGCGGCGCGCCCAAGCCTCGTAACATAATTTGAAGTTCGGTGGAAGCCACTTCCGGTCTGTGTGCGAGGTGCGTCTCTTTGGCGACAGGTCTGCCACTCCTGCTGCAGCTGTTGTTGTTTCTGCTGGGTCAGCCCGGTATGGCACAGGCGCGCCCGGAAGTGCCGCAAGTCTCCGCGCGCAATCCGCACGGGCCGCTGACGATTCCTTGCGAGAACTGCCACACGTTCACGAGCTGGAAGCCCATCCGCAGCGTTCCAGAGTTCGATCATAGCCACACGCGCTTTCCGCTGCGCGGCATGCACGAAGGGGTGCGCTGCCGGCAGTGCCACGTCCTCGAAGTATTCAGCAATATCGGGTCGCGCTGCTCGGATTGCCATGCGGACCTGCATCGCGGGCAGTTCGGGGCGCGCTGCGAGCAGTGCCACACGGTGAAGGGCTGGAGCGTGGCGGTCAAAGCGGTGCAGAACCATCAGAACCGCTTCCCGCTGGTCGGGGCCCATGCGGTGGTCGATTGCGAAAGCTGCCACCGCGGAGGAGCGACCGGGCAGTTTAGCGGACTGCCCACCGACTGCGTGTCCTGCCACAGCAAGGACTACCAGGGCGCCAAGGGGCCGGACCATCAGGTGCTGGGTTTTCCCACCACCTGTCAGGTTTGCCATTCCATGAGCAGCTGGTTCGGGGCGTCGTTTGACCATTTGGGCTTCACGGGATACGCGCTCACGGGGGCCCATGCCAGGCTGGATTGCCTGGCCTGCCACGTCGGGGGCCAGTTCAAGGGCACGCCGGCGAATTGTTACGCGTGCCACGCCAAGGACTATAACGCGACGCAAGACCCCAATCACGCGCAGGCCGGGTTTCCGACGGATTGCGGCACCTGCCACACCACGGCGAGCTGGGCCGGGGCCAAATTTGACCACAACACGTTCACGAAATTTCCGCTGACGGGTGCGCACGTCAACGTGCCATGCTCGCAATGCCACGTCAACGGGAAATACGCGGGGACGCCAACGGACTGCGCGGCGTGCCACCTGCCGGATTACCAGAAAACGACGAACCCGAATCACGTGCAGGGCGGATTTCCGCAGACGTGCGACGTCTGCCATAACACGACGGCGTGGCAGCCGGCGAGTTACGATCACAACAAGACCGCGTTTCCGCTGACGGGGGCGCACGTCAACGTGCCGTGCGCGCAGTGCCATATCAACGGCAAGTATGCGGGAACACCGACGGACTGCGCGGCGTGCCACTTGCCTGATTACCAGAAGACGACGAACCCCAATCACGCGGCGGCGGGATTCCCGCAGACGTGCGCCGTCTGCCACAACACCGCGGCGTGGCAGCCGGCGATCTTCGACCACAGCAAGACGGTGTTTCCGCTGACGGGGGCGCACGTCAATGTGGCCTGCACGCAGTGCCATATCAATGGGAAGTACGCGGGCACGCCGACGAACTGCGCCGCATGCCATCTGACCGACTACCAGAAGACGACCAACCCGAATCACGCGGCGGCCGGGTTCCCGACAGATTGTTCGCTGTGCCATTCCACGGCGTCGTGGGCGGGGGCGACGTTCAATCACAACCAGACGCAGTTTCCGCTGACGGGGGCGCACGTCAACGCGGCCTGTTCGCAGTGCCACAGCAGCGGAGTGTACAAGGGGCTGAGCACGGACTGCGTCTCGTGCCACCTGCAGAACTACAACAGCACCACGAATCCCAACCACGTGGCGGCAGGTTACCCGCAGCAGTGCAACATTTGCCACAACACCACGGCGTGGCAACCGGCGACGTTCGATCACAGCAAGACGGCGTTTCCGCTGACCGGGGCGCACGTGAGCGTGCCGTGCGCGAGCTGTCACATCGCCGGGGTCTATGCCGGGACGCCGACGGACTGCTATTCCTGCCACAAGAAGGAATATCAGAGCACCACCGACCCCAACCACGTGGCCGCGGCGTTTCCGACGACCTGCCAGACCTGCCACACGACGTCGAGCTGGCTGGGGGCGACGTTCAATCACACCTGGTTCCCGATCTATTCGGGGACGCACCAGGGGAAGTGGACGACGTGCGCCGACTGCCACGTCAATTCCGCGAACTACGCGGCGTTTTCCTGCATCACCTGCCACACCCATGCCCAGTCGAATGTGGATCCGCAGCATTCCGGCGTGAGCGGGTACGCGTACAGCGCGACAAGCTGTTACTCCTGCCACCCGCAGGGAGTCGCGGGGAATTGATGAGCAGCGCATGAGATCCGGCGCGGTTATGGTGGCGCTGCTTTTCCTGGCGGGGGCGGGCGCCGCGCAGCAAAAGAGCGAGACCTCTCCGGTGTTCCATGTGAAATACGTGGCCGAGGGCATCGTTTATCTCGACGCCGGGCGCAACGCGGGGCTGGCCGAGCATCAGGTGCTAAAGATTGTGCCGCCGGCGGCGGGCGCAGGGGCCAGCCGCGGCGAGCAACTGCAAGCCGAGGAAATCGCGACGATCGAGGTCAGCGCGCTGGCGGATGCCTCGGCGGTTTGCGAGATTGTGACGTCCACGCGCCCGCTGCGCGCCGGCGACGTGGCCATCCTTCCCCCGGGGACGGAGGCCGCGGCGGCACCGGCTTCGGCGGGAGTAGCGCGACCGTACCTGCAGGTGCTTTCCTTCACAACCGGGGATCCTCTGGACGAAGAGGTGCGCGAAGCGTTGCCGCGGCAACGGCCGCTGCCGGAGATCAACCGCGCGCGCGGACGAATTGGGGTGGAATACAGCTCGGTGTACGGGCGCGGAAGCACCGCTTCGAGCAACTCCGAACTGGGGCTGGTGCTGCGCGCGGACATGACGCGGCTCGGGGGCAGTTACTGGAATTTCAGCGGCTACTGGCGCGGGCGGCTGAATCACCATTCCGGCTCGCAGCCGCAGACGATCAACGATCTCATCAATCGCACGTACCAGCTCAACTTTGTTTACAACAACCCGTATTCCTCGCTGGTGGCGGGAGCGGGCCGCCTGTACTTGCCGTGGGCCAGCAGCCTGGACGCGATAGACGGGGGCTACGCCGGACTGCGCACCTTCAATGGGATGATCGCGGGAGTGTTCGCGGGCTCCACGCCCGACC encodes:
- a CDS encoding NAD(P)-binding protein; translated protein: MTTDKDRMLGMDRNITRRDLLNGFALAAGAALVPGAIFGAFDPVGAAEGGASYYPPALTGMRGSHPGSFEVAHSMRDGTFWEKAGKPEDTGEHYDLVIVGGGLSGLAAAHYYRKAAGADAKILIIENHDDFGGHAKRNEFQAGKAFRLGFGGTFSIESPAPYSAVAKGLIAELGIDVPGFSKVYDPKIYSTRGMSQGMFFDKETFGADRLASLPTAGGMDSQAKFGAMASEEFLAQAPLSAAAKKDLARLISENKDYLPGLSSAEKKAKLARISYADFLTKIAGVDPSVVKVFQTMLHGLYGYGMDAVPAQDAWGFSFPGFAGMNLDPAPGKGMNRDSIPNEEAEKYFFHFPDGNATIARLLVRGLIPAAIPGKTVDDVILARANYARLDEASSAARIRLNSTAVRVKHVGEAKSAKEVEVVYAREGKAHTVRGANCVLACWHVVIPYICEELPAAQKAALADSAKVPIVYTNVLLRDWKAFEKLGLSAVNAPGSYFSSFQLDMPVSMGGYECAKSPEEPIVVHMMRTPCRPGRSGREQHLAGRAELFRTTFETFERNIREQLGRTLSGGGFDPARDIAAITVNRWPHGYAYQYNSIYDRFWLEGGELPCEAARKPYGRITIANADADAYAYTDCAIDQAYRAVEELRARA
- a CDS encoding cytochrome C; amino-acid sequence: MRFLLACLPVIAAGQLLGAPAAPAQISPGPLSKAHQSLSGATQCTSCHVLRMGSAELKCLDCHTEIARRLREHRGLHAAVVQDAAPGKECARCHSEHNGEDFQLIHWETPLASFDHRKTGYALEGKHAALDCKRCHTAEHITAEERSQIRMKDLGRSWLGLTRDCVSCHKDPHSGHLGNNCTQCHNFTDWKAGAQFDHSKTRFPLTGLHVRVACAKCHVSGGPEGKAQYSGLAFAACADCHKDPHRGAFRQACEACHSTEGWRQVRLGQTFDHAKTAYPLLGKHQEVGCVKCHGGADFHKPLAHTLCADCHKPDPHQGQFRERAGGGDCAGCHTVNGFKPSTFGVKEHGTSQYPLAGKHAEVACAKCHLPAGAATLYKIKFERCLDCHSDVHRGQFAAAPYLGKCESCHTVEGFHPAKFTLAQHAKTRFPLEGAHPAVVCKDCHREESINGERTARYRFEDRTCTACHKDPHEGKFRSWMERVRSDGTRAGCRACHSLQSWRDAAGFDHSTTKFALTGAHRGVACSGCHKPSGAEAAARELAFRTAPTVCSECHADPHGGQFARGGKATDCTGCHSTAKWVPSRFDHERNTVFPLKGAHERVSCGSCHKLVEERDGKNVLLYKPTPKACVECHGDREFPN